One window from the genome of Pseudomonas frederiksbergensis encodes:
- a CDS encoding cupin domain-containing protein, whose amino-acid sequence MLEPTVVLLAHANGTPASTVFTRGSLGANDPFDRQIAYIGTDDMAAGIVQASGRFSVDAYPYSETIVVHAGCVTLQSQDHSLELNPGDSAVIARGTSVRIEAQPGSFWAFCADIQPVEVGSMGLTPLPPQTLLSPSTPPPEEFLLSPTPQCRSNNLFVEDATNLRIGIWDSTPYIRKARPHTMHELMHLLEGSVVLHLANGTGLVVNTGDTVFVAKGAPCAWKSSVYVRKFYVCK is encoded by the coding sequence ATGCTCGAACCCACTGTCGTGCTGTTGGCCCATGCCAACGGCACTCCCGCATCCACAGTGTTCACCCGCGGCTCACTTGGAGCCAACGATCCGTTCGACAGGCAGATTGCTTATATCGGGACCGATGACATGGCTGCCGGCATCGTCCAGGCGAGCGGACGATTCAGCGTCGATGCCTACCCCTACAGTGAAACGATTGTGGTCCACGCGGGCTGCGTCACCTTGCAGAGCCAGGATCACTCGCTCGAACTCAACCCGGGTGACAGCGCTGTGATTGCCCGCGGTACATCCGTCCGGATCGAGGCGCAACCGGGTTCGTTCTGGGCGTTCTGTGCCGATATCCAGCCTGTTGAAGTGGGCAGCATGGGGCTGACGCCTCTCCCCCCGCAGACCCTGCTCTCTCCTTCGACGCCTCCGCCTGAGGAATTTTTGCTGAGCCCGACACCGCAATGTCGCTCCAACAATTTGTTTGTCGAAGACGCGACCAATCTGCGTATCGGGATCTGGGATTCGACACCTTATATCCGTAAGGCGCGGCCACACACAATGCATGAGTTGATGCACTTGCTCGAGGGCAGTGTCGTGCTGCACCTCGCGAATGGGACGGGGCTGGTGGTGAATACTGGCGATACGGTGTTTGTGGCTAAGGGGGCTCCTTGCGCTTGGAAGAGCAGCGTCTACGTGCGCAAGTTTTATGTCTGTAAGTGA
- a CDS encoding tartrate dehydrogenase, giving the protein MSKPFRIAAIAGDGIGKEVLPQGLRVLEQAAQKWQLDLSIEVLDWANCDYYLEHGQMMPSDWFEQLKGFDAIYFGAVGWPDKVPDHISLWGSLLKFRRDFDQYVNIRPVRLFPGVPCPLAGREAGDIDFVVIRENTEGEYSSIGGKMFEGTEHEFVLQESVFTRRGVDRILKFAFDLAQTRPRKRLTAATKSNGISISMPYWDERTALMAQQYPDVTWDKQHIDILCARFVLQPDRFDVVVASNLFGDILSDLGPACAGTIGIAPSANLDPERRFPSLFEPVHGSAPDIYGRNIANPIAMIWSGALMLDFLGNGDERYRAAHDGILRAIEQVIAEGPITPDLGGQGSTQDVGQAIAMALL; this is encoded by the coding sequence ATGAGCAAACCATTCAGAATCGCCGCGATTGCCGGCGACGGTATTGGCAAGGAAGTCTTGCCGCAAGGGCTGCGGGTATTGGAGCAGGCCGCGCAGAAGTGGCAATTGGATTTGAGCATCGAAGTGCTCGACTGGGCCAACTGCGATTACTACCTGGAGCATGGGCAGATGATGCCCAGCGACTGGTTTGAACAACTCAAGGGCTTCGACGCCATCTACTTTGGCGCCGTGGGTTGGCCGGACAAGGTGCCGGACCACATTTCTCTTTGGGGGTCGCTACTGAAGTTTCGCCGGGACTTCGACCAGTACGTGAACATTCGCCCGGTACGGCTGTTTCCCGGTGTGCCGTGCCCGTTGGCCGGGCGCGAAGCCGGGGACATCGACTTCGTGGTGATCCGCGAGAACACCGAGGGCGAATACTCCTCGATTGGCGGAAAGATGTTCGAAGGCACCGAGCATGAGTTCGTGCTGCAGGAATCGGTGTTCACTCGCCGCGGCGTGGACCGGATCCTCAAGTTCGCCTTCGACCTGGCCCAGACCCGGCCGCGCAAGCGCCTGACCGCAGCGACCAAGTCCAACGGCATTTCCATCAGCATGCCGTACTGGGACGAACGCACCGCGCTCATGGCGCAGCAATACCCGGACGTCACTTGGGACAAGCAACACATCGATATCCTGTGCGCGCGTTTTGTGCTTCAGCCTGATCGTTTCGATGTGGTCGTGGCGTCGAATCTGTTCGGCGATATCCTGTCTGACCTCGGGCCGGCCTGCGCTGGCACCATCGGCATCGCTCCTTCGGCCAATCTCGACCCGGAGCGACGTTTTCCTTCGCTGTTTGAACCGGTTCATGGTTCGGCGCCGGATATCTACGGGCGGAACATCGCTAATCCGATTGCGATGATCTGGTCCGGTGCCTTGATGCTGGACTTCCTCGGCAATGGCGATGAGCGCTACCGCGCGGCCCATGACGGTATTCTCAGGGCCATCGAGCAGGTGATTGCCGAGGGGCCGATTACGCCTGATCTGGGGGGGCAGGGGTCGACTCAAGATGTGGGGCAGGCTATTGCCATGGCGCTTTTGTGA
- a CDS encoding NAD-dependent succinate-semialdehyde dehydrogenase — protein sequence MLKNRLKDPSLLVELAYIDGQWVGADNAATLDVINPATGEVLARVPAIQGSETRRAVEAADRAWPAWRARPAAERAALLDRWYQAMIDNLDDLALILTCEQGKPLTEAQGEIRYGASFVKWFAEEARRVYGETIQAPSGDRRLLTLKQPVGVCAAITPWNFPNAMITRKCAPALAAGCTIVVKPSDLTPLSALALAVLAERVGIPVGVFNVVTGMPVGIGEELTGNPTVRKLSFTGSTAVGRLLMRQSAEHIKRLSLELGGNAPFIVFDDADLEQAVTGIMLSKFRNAGQTCVCANRILVQDGIYERFAQRLVEEVGKLKVGDGLKDGVNIGPLINAAAVSKVARHIDEALSQGARLLCGEIPQGDSQFVQPTVLGETHAGMLLANEETFGPVAPLMRFSTEEEALVLANATPYGLAAYFFTQDLRRSWRFGEALEFGMIGLNTGLISMDVAPFGGIKQSGLGREGSKYGLDEFLEVKAFHMGGL from the coding sequence ATGCTCAAGAATCGCCTGAAAGACCCCAGCCTGCTGGTGGAACTCGCTTACATCGACGGTCAGTGGGTCGGCGCCGACAACGCCGCGACCCTGGACGTCATCAACCCGGCCACCGGCGAAGTGCTCGCCCGGGTACCGGCAATACAAGGCAGCGAAACCCGGCGCGCCGTCGAAGCCGCCGACCGTGCGTGGCCGGCCTGGCGCGCACGTCCGGCGGCAGAACGAGCGGCGCTGCTGGATCGCTGGTATCAGGCCATGATCGACAACCTCGATGACCTGGCGTTGATCCTGACCTGCGAACAGGGCAAGCCGCTGACGGAAGCCCAGGGTGAGATTCGCTACGGTGCCAGCTTCGTCAAATGGTTCGCCGAAGAAGCCCGACGGGTCTACGGCGAAACCATCCAGGCCCCCAGCGGCGACCGCCGTTTGCTGACCCTCAAGCAACCGGTCGGCGTTTGCGCCGCGATCACCCCGTGGAACTTCCCCAACGCGATGATTACCCGCAAGTGCGCGCCAGCCCTGGCCGCCGGCTGCACGATCGTGGTCAAGCCGTCGGACCTGACCCCGCTGTCGGCCCTGGCCCTGGCCGTGCTGGCCGAGCGGGTCGGCATTCCGGTCGGGGTGTTCAACGTCGTCACCGGCATGCCTGTCGGCATTGGTGAAGAGCTGACCGGCAACCCAACGGTACGCAAGCTTTCCTTCACCGGTTCCACCGCGGTCGGTCGGCTGCTGATGCGCCAGAGTGCCGAACACATCAAGCGCTTGAGCCTGGAGCTGGGCGGTAACGCGCCGTTCATCGTGTTCGACGACGCCGACCTGGAGCAGGCGGTGACCGGCATCATGCTCAGCAAATTCCGCAACGCCGGGCAGACCTGCGTCTGCGCCAACCGGATTCTGGTGCAGGACGGGATCTACGAGCGCTTCGCCCAGCGCCTGGTGGAGGAGGTGGGCAAGCTCAAGGTCGGCGATGGCCTGAAGGATGGCGTAAACATAGGCCCGCTGATCAATGCGGCGGCGGTCAGCAAGGTTGCTCGACACATCGACGAGGCCTTGAGCCAAGGCGCGCGTCTACTCTGTGGTGAGATTCCCCAGGGCGACAGCCAGTTCGTCCAGCCGACCGTACTCGGCGAAACCCACGCTGGGATGCTGCTGGCCAACGAAGAAACCTTCGGTCCGGTGGCGCCACTGATGCGCTTTAGCACTGAAGAAGAGGCGCTGGTCTTGGCTAACGCAACGCCTTATGGCTTGGCCGCGTATTTCTTCACCCAGGACCTGCGCCGCTCATGGCGGTTCGGCGAGGCGTTGGAGTTCGGCATGATCGGCCTCAATACCGGGCTTATTTCCATGGACGTCGCGCCCTTTGGCGGTATCAAGCAATCGGGCCTGGGGCGCGAAGGTAGCAAGTACGGCCTGGATGAATTCCTTGAAGTCAAAGCCTTCCACATGGGTGGGTTGTGA
- the argE gene encoding acetylornithine deacetylase — translation MKPRVLEILKRLMAFDTVSSESNMALIEYVRDLLLTKGIESLIVQDESGQKANLFASTGPRDVPGILLSGHTDVVPAAGQAWTVPPFEATVRDGRIYGRGSCDMKGFIALAIDAMLDASEQPLSRPLQLALSHDEEIGCVGVRRLLDVLHLAPVRPFLCVIGEPTNMQFVLGHKGKGSYRTYCRGLEAHSSLAPRSVNAIHVACDFIAALRLSQQQLQEQGAQDSDYDVPYSTVHVGQIVGGKALNIVPNLCTLDFEVRNLPADDLDGFLEQMRERAELIVSEAKKLSSVAAIEIETLNVYPGLDTHPSVEAVRFLKNFAAPDTGTAKVSFGTEGGLFKQRLNVPVVVCGPGSIEQAHKPDEFIEISQMDAGERFLQGLLGSMHV, via the coding sequence ATGAAACCCCGGGTATTGGAGATTCTCAAACGGCTGATGGCCTTCGATACCGTCTCCTCGGAATCGAACATGGCCTTGATCGAGTACGTGCGCGATCTGCTGCTGACCAAGGGCATCGAGTCGCTGATCGTCCAGGATGAAAGCGGCCAGAAAGCCAATCTGTTTGCCAGCACCGGACCACGGGACGTGCCGGGGATTCTCCTGTCCGGACATACCGACGTGGTGCCGGCGGCGGGGCAGGCCTGGACGGTCCCGCCGTTTGAGGCCACGGTGCGGGACGGGCGGATCTATGGCCGGGGCAGTTGCGACATGAAGGGTTTTATCGCACTGGCCATCGACGCCATGCTTGATGCCAGCGAGCAGCCATTGAGCCGACCATTGCAACTGGCGCTGTCCCATGACGAAGAGATCGGGTGCGTGGGGGTGCGTCGGTTGCTCGATGTGCTGCACCTGGCACCGGTTCGGCCGTTTCTGTGCGTCATTGGCGAGCCGACCAATATGCAGTTCGTGCTCGGGCACAAGGGCAAGGGTTCCTACCGCACCTACTGTCGCGGCCTGGAAGCGCATTCCTCCCTCGCACCGCGTTCGGTCAATGCGATTCACGTGGCCTGCGATTTCATCGCCGCGCTGCGCCTGAGCCAGCAGCAACTGCAAGAGCAGGGCGCGCAGGACAGCGATTACGACGTGCCCTACAGCACCGTGCATGTCGGCCAGATTGTCGGCGGCAAGGCGCTGAACATCGTGCCCAACCTGTGCACCCTGGACTTCGAAGTGCGCAACTTGCCAGCGGACGACCTGGACGGGTTCCTGGAGCAGATGCGCGAGCGGGCCGAACTGATCGTGAGCGAAGCCAAGAAGCTCTCCAGCGTGGCCGCCATCGAAATCGAGACCTTGAACGTCTATCCGGGCCTCGACACCCACCCGAGCGTCGAAGCGGTGCGTTTCCTGAAAAACTTTGCCGCCCCGGACACCGGCACCGCAAAAGTTTCGTTCGGCACCGAGGGCGGGTTGTTCAAGCAACGCCTGAACGTGCCGGTGGTGGTCTGCGGTCCAGGCTCGATAGAACAGGCGCACAAGCCTGACGAGTTCATCGAGATCAGCCAGATGGACGCTGGCGAGCGTTTTCTACAGGGTCTGCTGGGCTCGATGCACGTTTAG
- a CDS encoding ABC transporter ATP-binding protein: MSELIRVQDLRVVACGERGEVDIVKGVSFSLQKGEVLALIGESGSGKTTIALALLGYARRGCRLAGGVVQIGEHDMLALGESQLQKVRGNRVSYIAQSAAAAFNPAKKLIDQVVEGALIHDLGSRAVLEAKAIELFRDLALPDPERIGQRYPHQVSGGQLQRVMAAMALISDPLLVVLDEPTTALDVTTQIDVLRAFKRVVRERGATAVYVSHDLAVVAQMADQIVVLNGGEIFEHSATAPLLKGPAHEYTRSLLAAARPDTTIRPPSDIAQDTPLLTIQGLTAGYGNKNAQGMPAIRVLEDIDLTVRRGQAIGVIGESGSGKSTLARVVAGLLVPALGGLTFDGQPLGGSLSSRTQEQFRRIQMVFQNADTALNPMHSVSTILSRPLKMYFGLKGAALRERIGELLDLVRLPRTMADRRPNELSGGQKQRVNLARALAAKPDLILCDEVTSALDTVVGAAILELLRDLRQQLGVSYLFISHDISTVRALCDDIVVMYSGHKVQAGSRQSFAEAPFHPYTDLLIHSVPELRQGWLETCGATTCQTLPPVGPKANVPGLCTFLGRCPVRVDGLCNCVAPQRRMIVGGSEILCHHDSAELMKTQQSNNVTVAAYA; the protein is encoded by the coding sequence ATGAGTGAATTGATTCGAGTACAGGACCTGCGCGTGGTGGCCTGTGGCGAGCGTGGTGAGGTGGACATCGTCAAAGGCGTCAGTTTTTCCCTGCAAAAGGGTGAAGTGTTGGCGTTGATCGGCGAGTCCGGTTCCGGCAAGACCACCATCGCCCTGGCGCTGCTCGGTTATGCCCGGCGCGGTTGTCGGCTGGCGGGCGGGGTCGTACAGATCGGCGAGCACGACATGCTGGCGTTGGGCGAAAGCCAGTTGCAGAAAGTGCGGGGAAACCGGGTGTCCTATATCGCCCAGAGCGCCGCAGCGGCGTTCAACCCGGCGAAAAAACTGATCGACCAAGTGGTGGAGGGCGCCCTGATTCATGACCTGGGCAGCCGAGCCGTGCTTGAGGCCAAGGCCATCGAGTTGTTCCGCGACCTGGCCCTGCCAGACCCTGAGCGCATCGGCCAGCGCTATCCCCACCAGGTCTCCGGCGGGCAACTGCAACGGGTGATGGCGGCGATGGCGCTGATCAGCGATCCGTTGCTGGTGGTGCTCGACGAGCCGACCACGGCCCTGGACGTGACGACCCAGATCGATGTGTTGCGGGCCTTTAAGCGGGTGGTACGTGAACGGGGTGCCACGGCGGTCTATGTCTCCCACGACCTCGCGGTCGTGGCGCAGATGGCTGATCAGATCGTGGTGCTCAATGGCGGCGAAATCTTCGAACATAGCGCCACCGCACCGTTGCTCAAGGGCCCGGCCCACGAATACACCCGCAGCCTGTTGGCTGCGGCGCGCCCGGACACGACGATCCGTCCGCCGAGCGACATCGCCCAAGACACACCCCTGCTGACCATCCAGGGGCTGACCGCCGGCTACGGCAACAAGAATGCCCAAGGCATGCCAGCGATTCGGGTGTTGGAAGACATCGACCTGACGGTTCGCCGAGGCCAGGCCATTGGCGTCATTGGTGAGTCGGGCTCTGGCAAATCGACCTTGGCACGGGTCGTGGCCGGGTTGTTGGTGCCGGCCCTCGGCGGGCTGACCTTCGATGGCCAACCCCTGGGCGGCAGTCTGTCGTCGCGCACCCAGGAGCAGTTCCGACGTATTCAAATGGTTTTCCAGAATGCCGACACCGCCCTCAATCCGATGCACAGCGTCAGCACCATCCTGAGTCGTCCGCTGAAGATGTATTTCGGCCTCAAGGGCGCGGCGTTGCGCGAGCGTATCGGCGAATTGCTCGACCTGGTGCGTTTGCCGCGCACGATGGCCGACCGGCGACCGAACGAACTGTCCGGCGGCCAGAAGCAACGGGTCAACCTGGCCCGGGCCTTGGCGGCGAAGCCGGACCTGATCCTCTGCGACGAGGTGACTTCGGCGCTGGATACCGTGGTCGGCGCGGCGATTCTCGAACTGCTGCGCGATCTGCGCCAGCAACTGGGGGTGTCTTATCTGTTCATCAGCCACGATATCTCCACCGTGCGCGCCTTGTGTGACGACATCGTGGTGATGTACAGCGGCCACAAGGTCCAGGCCGGTAGCCGCCAATCCTTTGCCGAGGCGCCGTTCCATCCGTATACCGACCTGTTGATCCATTCCGTACCGGAACTGCGCCAGGGCTGGCTGGAAACCTGCGGGGCAACGACTTGCCAGACGCTGCCACCCGTTGGCCCGAAAGCCAACGTGCCCGGGCTGTGCACCTTCCTCGGTCGTTGCCCGGTGCGGGTCGACGGCTTGTGCAACTGCGTCGCGCCGCAGCGGCGGATGATCGTCGGCGGCAGCGAGATCCTTTGCCATCACGACAGTGCCGAGTTGATGAAAACCCAGCAGTCCAACAACGTGACCGTGGCGGCATATGCATGA
- a CDS encoding ABC transporter permease: MNNLIVKSPTAAVALGLGKDAHAKSWLGLFGAVMCAMWLLVAMFGPWLAPHPVGEVVSDNVFDSLSATYPFGTDYLGRDMLSRILVGARFTVGLALVAAVLSSTLGTSLALLSVVSPKWLDELISRLMDAFISIPSKMLALIMVSAFGSSVTLLICTAVLSYTPGAFRIARSMAVNIEALEYVQVARTRGERRLYIACVEILPNILNPVLADLGLRFGFIVLLLSGMSFLGLGVQPPDADLGSLVRENIGGLNQGAPAIVIPALAIGTLTIGVNLFIDRLSSRRSRRSGGH; encoded by the coding sequence ATGAACAACCTCATTGTGAAGTCCCCGACGGCGGCCGTTGCGCTAGGGTTGGGTAAAGACGCCCACGCCAAGTCCTGGCTTGGCCTGTTCGGCGCCGTGATGTGTGCCATGTGGTTGCTGGTGGCCATGTTCGGCCCGTGGCTGGCGCCGCACCCGGTGGGGGAGGTGGTCTCCGACAACGTCTTCGACAGCCTCAGCGCGACGTACCCGTTCGGCACCGATTACCTGGGCCGCGACATGCTCAGCCGGATCCTCGTCGGCGCGCGTTTCACCGTTGGCCTGGCGTTGGTGGCCGCGGTGTTGTCCAGCACCTTGGGAACCAGTCTTGCGCTTTTGTCAGTGGTGTCGCCCAAGTGGCTGGATGAGTTGATCAGTCGCCTGATGGACGCGTTCATTTCGATCCCCAGCAAAATGCTGGCGCTGATCATGGTCTCGGCCTTCGGCTCCTCGGTCACCTTGCTGATCTGCACGGCGGTGTTGAGCTACACCCCCGGCGCCTTCCGCATCGCCCGCAGCATGGCGGTGAATATCGAAGCCCTGGAGTACGTGCAAGTGGCCCGTACCCGGGGCGAGCGCCGGCTGTACATCGCCTGCGTGGAAATCCTGCCGAACATACTCAACCCGGTGCTGGCGGACCTGGGCCTGCGCTTTGGTTTCATCGTGCTGTTGCTCAGTGGCATGAGTTTCCTCGGGTTGGGCGTGCAACCGCCGGATGCCGACCTGGGTTCGCTGGTGCGCGAGAACATCGGAGGCCTCAATCAAGGGGCGCCAGCCATCGTGATTCCTGCCCTGGCCATCGGCACACTGACCATCGGCGTGAATCTGTTCATCGACCGGTTGTCGTCGCGACGTAGCCGACGTTCGGGGGGGCATTGA
- a CDS encoding ABC transporter permease, whose protein sequence is MNSNTLWLIGRRLGAAVVTLLIVSMVVFAITAVLPGDAAQQALGQFATPEQVAALRTKMGLDQPGVLRYLHWLTSLLSGDLGMSMSNAMPVIDLMAGRVPNTLMLAAATALVSVPVALALGIGSAMGRGGRIDSFLSFFTLTMVAVPEFLVATLAVLIFAVNLGWLSALSYASEITSPWQFMRTYALPVMTLCCVIVAQMSRMTRAAVIDQLDSPYVEMARLKGVSNIRIVLRHALPNAIGPIANAIALSLSYLLGGVVIVETIFNYPGIASLMVDAVTNRDMALVQACTMLFCTAYLALVLISDLCAILSNPRLRNQ, encoded by the coding sequence ATGAATAGCAACACACTCTGGTTGATTGGCCGCCGCCTGGGGGCGGCGGTCGTGACCTTGTTGATTGTCTCCATGGTGGTCTTCGCCATCACGGCGGTGCTGCCGGGAGACGCGGCGCAACAGGCGCTGGGGCAGTTCGCCACGCCAGAACAAGTGGCGGCCCTGCGGACGAAAATGGGTTTGGACCAACCCGGTGTGTTGCGATACCTGCACTGGCTGACCAGCCTGCTCAGCGGTGACCTGGGCATGTCGATGTCCAACGCCATGCCGGTCATCGATCTGATGGCTGGCCGGGTCCCCAACACGTTGATGCTCGCGGCCGCCACGGCGTTGGTGTCGGTGCCCGTGGCGTTGGCGCTGGGGATCGGCTCGGCCATGGGCCGGGGCGGGCGCATCGACAGCTTCCTGAGCTTTTTCACCTTGACCATGGTGGCGGTGCCGGAATTCCTGGTCGCCACCTTGGCGGTGCTGATTTTCGCGGTAAACCTGGGCTGGTTGTCGGCGCTGTCCTATGCCAGTGAAATCACCTCACCCTGGCAGTTCATGCGCACCTACGCATTGCCGGTGATGACGCTGTGTTGTGTGATTGTCGCGCAAATGTCGCGCATGACCCGGGCGGCGGTGATCGATCAGCTCGACAGCCCTTACGTGGAGATGGCTCGGCTCAAGGGTGTGAGCAATATCCGCATCGTGCTTCGGCATGCCTTGCCCAATGCCATCGGCCCTATCGCCAATGCCATCGCCCTGAGCCTGTCCTACTTGTTGGGTGGGGTGGTGATCGTCGAAACGATCTTCAACTATCCCGGCATCGCCAGCCTCATGGTCGATGCCGTGACCAACCGCGACATGGCCCTGGTCCAGGCCTGCACCATGTTGTTCTGCACGGCGTACCTGGCGTTGGTATTGATCTCCGACCTGTGCGCGATACTTTCCAATCCGAGGCTGAGAAACCAATGA
- a CDS encoding ABC transporter substrate-binding protein, producing MTDKKNSIDTQLITGTESLRIFEGLNRGMSRRNALQMLGLAGVAVAGAGSLFGTAGKLFADEEVASAGKGKPGGRIRVAGSTSSTADTLDPAKGSSSTDYVRHYMFYNGLTRFDSHMVPQLELAERIETTDATLWVISLRKEVTFHNGKALTAADVVFSLLRHKDPITGSKVLPLASQFADVKAVGTHEVQIQLSGPNAELPSVLAVSHMLIVPEGTSDFSQGIGTGPFKVKEFKPGVRSIGVRNTNYWKPGLPYLDEIEFIGIADESSRINALLSGDVHIVNEVNPRSTNRIKASAKHRVIDSPSGNYTDLIIRQDQMPGKSPEFTQAMKLLLDREQIKSAIFRGYARVGNDHPIAPGARFHNAELPQRAYDPEQAKFLLKKAGMADISMPMMCSPAATGSVDIAVLLQQSAKEAGLKLNVNRLPSDGYWSNHWAKHPLSFGNINPRPNADMLFSQFFQSSAPWNESGWKNEQFDQLLVQARGETDEAKRGKMYGDMQVLVHEHCGIGVPVFISNIDGADQRVKGYGANPLGGFMGYMFAEQVWLDA from the coding sequence ATGACTGACAAAAAAAACAGTATCGACACCCAGCTGATAACAGGTACGGAAAGTCTGCGCATCTTCGAAGGGCTCAATCGCGGCATGTCACGCCGCAATGCATTGCAAATGCTCGGATTGGCCGGGGTGGCGGTGGCAGGCGCGGGTAGCCTGTTCGGTACCGCCGGCAAGTTGTTCGCCGATGAAGAGGTCGCCAGCGCAGGCAAAGGCAAGCCTGGCGGTCGCATTCGTGTCGCGGGCTCGACCAGTTCCACCGCCGACACCCTGGACCCGGCCAAAGGTTCGTCGTCCACCGACTATGTGCGCCACTACATGTTCTATAACGGGCTGACCCGTTTTGACAGCCACATGGTGCCGCAACTGGAACTGGCCGAGCGTATCGAAACCACCGACGCCACGCTCTGGGTGATCAGCCTGCGCAAGGAAGTGACCTTTCACAATGGCAAGGCACTGACCGCCGCCGACGTGGTGTTTTCGTTGTTGCGGCACAAGGACCCGATCACCGGCTCCAAGGTCTTGCCGCTGGCGTCGCAGTTCGCCGACGTCAAAGCCGTCGGCACCCACGAAGTGCAGATACAGTTGAGCGGCCCCAACGCTGAATTGCCGTCGGTGCTTGCCGTCTCGCACATGCTGATCGTTCCCGAAGGCACCAGCGATTTCAGCCAGGGCATCGGTACCGGGCCGTTCAAGGTCAAGGAGTTCAAGCCTGGGGTGCGTTCCATTGGCGTGCGCAATACCAATTACTGGAAGCCCGGCTTGCCGTACCTGGACGAAATCGAATTCATCGGCATCGCCGACGAATCGTCACGGATCAACGCCCTGTTATCGGGGGACGTGCACATCGTCAACGAGGTCAACCCGCGTTCGACGAACCGTATCAAGGCCAGCGCCAAGCACCGGGTCATTGACTCGCCGTCGGGCAACTACACTGACTTGATCATTCGTCAGGACCAGATGCCCGGCAAAAGCCCGGAATTCACCCAGGCCATGAAGCTGCTGCTGGATCGCGAACAGATCAAGTCGGCGATCTTCCGGGGTTACGCCAGGGTCGGCAACGATCATCCGATCGCACCCGGGGCGCGCTTCCACAACGCTGAATTGCCACAACGGGCCTATGATCCGGAACAGGCCAAGTTCCTGCTCAAGAAAGCCGGCATGGCAGACATCAGCATGCCGATGATGTGCTCGCCGGCGGCGACCGGTTCGGTGGACATCGCGGTGTTGCTGCAGCAGTCCGCCAAAGAGGCCGGGCTCAAGCTCAACGTCAACCGCCTGCCGAGCGATGGCTATTGGTCCAACCACTGGGCCAAGCACCCGCTGAGCTTTGGCAACATCAACCCCCGACCGAATGCCGACATGCTGTTCTCGCAGTTCTTCCAGTCGAGTGCGCCGTGGAATGAATCCGGCTGGAAAAACGAACAGTTCGACCAACTGTTGGTACAGGCCCGCGGTGAAACCGATGAGGCCAAGCGCGGCAAGATGTACGGCGACATGCAAGTGCTGGTGCATGAGCACTGCGGTATTGGCGTACCGGTGTTCATCAGCAACATCGATGGTGCCGATCAGCGGGTCAAGGGTTATGGCGCCAACCCCCTGGGCGGTTTCATGGGCTACATGTTTGCCGAGCAAGTCTGGCTGGACGCCTGA